GGCGGGGGCGACCGTCTGATTCCGAAGAACGCGACGCAAGACTTTACCGAGCGGATTACGGGGGAGTTCGGCGGCGACCTCCACAATCTTCGGCCGCTTGTACGCGGCCAGGTGTTCGTGGGCGAACGCGTCGAACGCCGCCCGGTTAAACCGCTGGCCCTTGGCCGGAACCACCACGGCCTTCACCACTTCGCCGCGGCGCTCGTCCGGCGCGCCCAGGATGACAATGTCCGAGAGTCCCGAATACCTCCGCAAAACGTGTTCCACATCGGTCGGATAAACGTTGAAACCGGACACGATGATTAAGTCTTTTTTCCGGTCCACGATCTGGAAGAAGCCGTCGGCGTCGCGTCGGGCCAGGTCGCCGGTGTAGAGCCACCCGTCGCGGAGCGTTTTCGCGGTCGCCACCGGGTCGTTCCAGTAGCCGGCCATGACCTGCGGCCCGCGGATGATTAACTCGCCCACTTCCCCGTTCGGAACTTCGACCAGGCCCGTTTCGGCGTCCACCACCCGGGCGTCGGTATCGGGGAGCGGGAGGCCGATGGTCCCCGGCCGGGCCGTCCCGTCGAGCGGACCGGCGTGCGTCACCGGGCTGGCTTCCGAGAGGCCGAAGCCTTCGACCACGGTCGCCCCGGTGTACCGGGCGAACTCCTGGGCCACGGCGAGGTCCAACGGCGCCCCGCCCGAGATGCAGTCGCGGAGCGAGTGCAGGTCGTAATGTTTGCGGCGGAGTTCCTGGTTCAGCGCCACCATGATCGCCGGCACGACGGGGAAGGTCGTCGGCCGCCACCGCTCGATGAGGTTCATGACGGTCGCCGCGCGGAAGCGGTGGTGCATCACCAGCGTCGCGCCGCGGGCGGTGCCGCCCAACGCGCACGTCGAGAGCCCGTAACAATGAAAAAAGGGCAGGATCGCCAGCGTGACGTCCTCCCCAAATTGTTGATCGGTCCAGTGGTAAAGCTGCCAGGCGTTTGCCACCAGATTCCGGTGCGTGAGAAGGACCGCCTTCGGTCGGCCGGTTGTCCCCCCGGTCGGTTGAATGTAGGCGGGGTCGGTCGGCAGGGGTCGTTCGATCGGCGCCGCCGGGTCGGCCTCCGCGAGCGCCTCCCCGAAATCCGCGACGTGCCCCTTATGGCACGGGGAGTGGAGGCCGACTCGTTGGAAGCGAATGAACGAATACCCGAGCCGCTCCCAGCGCGGGAGGCGGTCGCGGAGACTGATCGAAAGAACTACTTCCGGGTGGGCGTCCTTGACCGAGCAGACCAACGGCAGGGTGACGTCCAACGTGACCACGACGCGCGTGCCCGTCGATTGCAGCACGAGGGCGACTTCCTCGGCCACCATCAAAGGGTTTAACGGCACCACGATCCCGCCGGCCATCCACGTGCCGAACATCGCGACGAGGTATTCGGGTACGTTCGGCAGGAGCAGGCCGACCCGGTCGCCCGGCTTCACGCCGCGACGGCGGAGTGCGTCGGCCGCCCGGCGGGCCTGGTCGAGGAGTTGCGCGTAAGTCAGTTGCTGTTCGTAATACCGGCACGCCACGCGGTTCGGGAGCATGGCGGCCGCCCGTTCGAGCAGCCAATAGGCGGGCTCTGCGGGGTAATCCAGTGTGTGCGGCACACCGGCGGCATACCGTGAGAGCCACGGCCGCTCGGAGAGCGCGCGGTGTTCCAGGGCGATCATTGGAGCCCCCGGGGTTAGTGATGTCTGTCAGAGTTATCAGTCGACGGTCCGAATCACACGGTGCGTGTGAGTTGCACGCTCAGACTGCGTGCAGATGGCCTGGCGAAGAGTGGGCTACGGAAGGTCAGGGCCGTCTATCGATTATTCGCGCGCCCAGGTGCCGGGTCAAGTTGGTTGGCCAATCGGTGTGTCAGAAATCGGCGTAACCCCCATGCGCGTCCATACCCGGGTCTCGCGCCAGCTCATCTGTGAAGATCAAGTTTTCTACTGGGTCACACGGTTTTGATCGAACCGCGTGGTTCTCACTTCCCCACCAGAAAAAGAGAAAGGCTACTTGACCATTCAGATCGAAAACAAGAGGTTATCGAACGCACTCGGTTCGACGTTCGACTCAGGATCAGCACACGGAACGGCTCAAACGCAGACGGCCGGCCCGTTCTTTCGGGCCGGCCGTCTGACTTGGCTCACATGTTCGCGAAAGTGTTCGAAGCGGGAGAGACGGAGACGTCGACAGGTCGACTCCGCACGCGGTTAGTCGCGGTGTTTTTCGTGGCAGGCGTCGCAGGCTTTGGTGAACTTGAGGATCGCGGCCTTGGACGCCTTGGCGTCCTTCTTTTCGAGCCCGTCGGCGAGCGCGTCGGCGGTCACCTTGTAGTCGTCGGTCAGTTTCTTCCAGCTATCGGCTGGGCCCTTCTCGGGCTTGTTCTGGCCGAGCGCCGTACCGAGTTCCTTGATGCCCTTGGCGAATTTTTCGGCGTCGTCCCATTTCTCGGCTTTCACCGCGGCGTCGGCCTTGGGCACCAAGCCGCCCTTTTTATTGTGCATCTTCTTCATGATCGTTTCCGTGTCCAGCGGCTTCTTGTCGTCCGCGGTACTGGCGCCGAGAGAAAGCGTCAGACCGGATGCGATGACGGCGAAGCAGACCGCGAGCCGAACCCACTTGCGAACCATTTCCACGCGCTCCCGATTGATAGTCTCGATCCACGCGGGCACGCCGCCCGCCCACCCCGGAACTATATCGGCACGCGGGTACGACGGACAGTAACCGGACCGCCGCCGGTCGCCCTCTGTCAAGTATTCCCGCGGCACGCGGTTGCGCCCCCGACCCTTCCTACGCACGCGGCGGTCTCGTATCTTGTTAGCAATCCTTCCTGATCCCCTCTTCCTCACGTCGGAGAATCCCGGGCATGAACGCGGTACTGCGGGAATACATCCTGAAGGGCGTGTTCCTCGGGCTGTGGGCTTACCTGGCCTTGCTCCGGCCGGACTGGGCGGACGTCGGCCGCGTGATGCTGTGGGCGGGCGGCGGGTTCGCGATCGGGTTCGTCGCCGGGGCCGTCGTCCAGGTCCTCCGCGGGTATCGCCCGCTCGCCAACCTGCCCGGCTTCCTGCTGCTCGTGCTGCTCGACAGTTCCTTCTTCATCTACCTCGGCCTGATCGGCGGCGTCGCGGCCGGCGTCCTCTTGTACGTCGCCCCGGAAGTCCCCGAAGCCAACGAGGCGCTGGCCGCCGTGGCGGGCGGGCCGGCGCAAGTCGCGTCGCTCCCGGGGCGCGACTGGTTGGGGTGGTGTGCGCTGGCCGGGGCCGTCCTCGGGTTGCTGCTCTATCGGCTGCGTCAAGTCAACGACCGCTTCTGGCGGCTCGGGCTGGGACTCGTTCTCGGGGCCGCGATCGTCTACTTTGCGATCACTTACCTCGGACAATATCCGCCGTTCGCCACGGCGGAGGCCCAGCAAGTCTTCGCGCGGGTGCTGTTACTCGGGCTGCCGTTCTTTTACCTGCTGACGTTCTGCGGCGAGGCGGAAGAGTCGGAGGTCGAAATCGCTGCCTTGTGCGCGGGGCTGGGGATCGGGCTATTTCTGCTCCGCCTCTCGTCCAACCTGCCGCAGTACGGCGACAAACTCATTTTTATCGTGCCGATCGGGTTGTACTTCGTGTACGTGACGCGGGTGCAACCGGGCCTGCGCGTGTTCAAGCACACCCTCCGCGGCTTCGGCAACCTCTCACTCGGCCGCACGCGGAACGCGATCCTCAGCTTCCACCGCGCATTGCAACTCGACACGCGAAACGCCCTCGCTGCACAGGGTCTGTGGCAACTCCACCGGCGGGTCGACGTGACCCAACTGGACGACGACACGGTGCGTTTCCTCAACTTCGATTTCTGCCTCGATCTCGCGGCCGGCTTGATTATCAAGGACCGCGCGCCGACCGAAAGCGAACGGGCCGAAGCGACCAAAATGCTCGACCTCGTGGAGCGGCAGAAGCCGGCCCTCCTCGCCCGCGTCGACTACCTCCGGGCGGTCACGCAGACCCACGGCAAGCATTTCGACGCGGCGGCCGAGGCGCTGAGCCGGTTGCTGAACCCCGAGACGCCCTACCAGGTGACGGAGATCCGAAGCGCGGTGCTGTTGCCGGCCTGGAACCTGGCCCTGCACCTGCACCCCGAGATCGTCAAGCGACTCGGCGTGGCGGAACTGGCGAAACCCGGCCGGCGGATCGAGGCCATCGGGGCGGTCGAACGCGAACTGGCGAAGCAGGCCGACGACCCAGTCGCGGGCGACTTGAAACGAGAACTGTACGCCGGGCTGAGCGAAGCCGAGTTCGTCTCCGCCGCCGCCACGGCCCCGCCGGCCGATTTCAACTACGACTACGTGGAACAACTCGGCCTCGCGCTGATCGCCGAAACCGACCCTAACCGGATCGAGCGCGGCATGGCCTACCTGCGGATCGCCGGCCGCGGTTTGCCGCAACGCGGGCCGACGATCTTCAAGACCCTCGCGGACCTGGCCACCAAACTGGGCCACGCGGACGAGGCCCACGGCTACCTCGGTCAAGTGAAGCGTGCCGGCCTGACCGCCGGCCCGGCCAACTTGTCGGCCGACCAGCGCGACCTCTATCTCGCCGCGCTGAAGAAACTCGCCGAAGACAACGCCGCCCGCAACGACTTCGCGGCCGCGGTCGACGACATGCGGCTGTACGTCGAGGGCGGCAAGGAAGACGCGAACACTCTGCGTCGGCTCGCCGAGTTGTACGCCGAGAACAAGGACGCCCTGAACGCGCTGCTCATCACCGAGCGCGGACTGCTGTACGCCAAGAACGACCCGGACCTGCTCGCGAAGAAGGACAGTTACTACTTCTCGGTCGATGTGGACCGGCTCCGCACGGTCAAGGACAAGGTGTCCGGCTGGTTCGACGTGGCCTACTGCGTGCGCAAGGCCAAGCAGGTCGCCGACCAGAAGGAAGCCGATCTGGATACGCTCGATTACGGCCTCCACCTCGCACGACTCGCGCGGGTCGTCGCGCCCGAGAACCACGCCGCACTATTGGCTGAAGCGAGATTGCTGTTACGAAAGGGCGAACGGCAACAGGGCCTGACCATTCTCGAAGACATTCGCGAAGCCAAGCGTGGTT
This is a stretch of genomic DNA from Fimbriiglobus ruber. It encodes these proteins:
- a CDS encoding long-chain-fatty-acid--CoA ligase — encoded protein: MIALEHRALSERPWLSRYAAGVPHTLDYPAEPAYWLLERAAAMLPNRVACRYYEQQLTYAQLLDQARRAADALRRRGVKPGDRVGLLLPNVPEYLVAMFGTWMAGGIVVPLNPLMVAEEVALVLQSTGTRVVVTLDVTLPLVCSVKDAHPEVVLSISLRDRLPRWERLGYSFIRFQRVGLHSPCHKGHVADFGEALAEADPAAPIERPLPTDPAYIQPTGGTTGRPKAVLLTHRNLVANAWQLYHWTDQQFGEDVTLAILPFFHCYGLSTCALGGTARGATLVMHHRFRAATVMNLIERWRPTTFPVVPAIMVALNQELRRKHYDLHSLRDCISGGAPLDLAVAQEFARYTGATVVEGFGLSEASPVTHAGPLDGTARPGTIGLPLPDTDARVVDAETGLVEVPNGEVGELIIRGPQVMAGYWNDPVATAKTLRDGWLYTGDLARRDADGFFQIVDRKKDLIIVSGFNVYPTDVEHVLRRYSGLSDIVILGAPDERRGEVVKAVVVPAKGQRFNRAAFDAFAHEHLAAYKRPKIVEVAAELPRNPLGKVLRRVLRNQTVAPAIPAVANPLIEGGVA
- a CDS encoding tetratricopeptide repeat protein, whose protein sequence is MNAVLREYILKGVFLGLWAYLALLRPDWADVGRVMLWAGGGFAIGFVAGAVVQVLRGYRPLANLPGFLLLVLLDSSFFIYLGLIGGVAAGVLLYVAPEVPEANEALAAVAGGPAQVASLPGRDWLGWCALAGAVLGLLLYRLRQVNDRFWRLGLGLVLGAAIVYFAITYLGQYPPFATAEAQQVFARVLLLGLPFFYLLTFCGEAEESEVEIAALCAGLGIGLFLLRLSSNLPQYGDKLIFIVPIGLYFVYVTRVQPGLRVFKHTLRGFGNLSLGRTRNAILSFHRALQLDTRNALAAQGLWQLHRRVDVTQLDDDTVRFLNFDFCLDLAAGLIIKDRAPTESERAEATKMLDLVERQKPALLARVDYLRAVTQTHGKHFDAAAEALSRLLNPETPYQVTEIRSAVLLPAWNLALHLHPEIVKRLGVAELAKPGRRIEAIGAVERELAKQADDPVAGDLKRELYAGLSEAEFVSAAATAPPADFNYDYVEQLGLALIAETDPNRIERGMAYLRIAGRGLPQRGPTIFKTLADLATKLGHADEAHGYLGQVKRAGLTAGPANLSADQRDLYLAALKKLAEDNAARNDFAAAVDDMRLYVEGGKEDANTLRRLAELYAENKDALNALLITERGLLYAKNDPDLLAKKDSYYFSVDVDRLRTVKDKVSGWFDVAYCVRKAKQVADQKEADLDTLDYGLHLARLARVVAPENHAALLAEARLLLRKGERQQGLTILEDIREAKRGSGEEEDAWYIATRILGDLYLDELDRPDLAILCFEDYREYQRSGADTLFRLGQAYEAKGDKLAAKRAYDTVTAYPQHPRYWDATEAVRRLKEELNNK